CGCCGAGCGGACGCTCCGGCAGGCGATGCGGTTGGACCGCCTGGCACGTTCTCAGTCGTTTGTCGGTCCGGATGGCGTCGGGAAATGGGCCGCCGCCCAGTGGGTCGCGCAGGCACTACTGTGTCGGCAGACAGAGGTCGCTCGTCGCCCCTGCGGCGAATGCGACGGATGTCGTCGCGTGCTTTCGTACACACACCCCGACTGGCATGCGCTCTTCCCCGTTCCCAAAGAAACCGCCGAGGACGACACCGCGGCATTCTTGGAGGCCAAACGCGCTGACCCGTATGCGGTCATCCGTTTCAAGAAGCGTCCCTACATCACGCTCGAACGCGTGCGCGCCCTCATCACCGAGTTGAACAAAACCGCGGTCGAGGGCGGCGCCAAAGTCACGATCATCGCCGGCGCCGAGCAAATGGCCGGGGACGCCCAGACGATTCTGCTGAAGACGATCGAAGAACCGCCGCCGTCTGCCTATTTCATTCTGACCAGCGCCGATCCGGCTCGACTGCTGCCGACCGTCGTCTCGCGTTGCCAACGTGTACGGTTCGCCCCGGTGGCCCCGGAGATCATTGCGGAACGTCTGATGAATGAGCAGGGCATCAATGCCGAACGCGCCGAGCCCATCGCCCGGTTGTCGGGGGGCGGCTGGGGCAATGCCCTGCGTCTGGCCACGGAAGAGGCCGAGCTCTGGCGCCGGACCGTCGGCACACTGTGGGATGGTTCCTTCCAGGTGCGTGCTTCCGACCTGCTGCAACAGATTGATGCGACATTCTCTTCGGCGGGTCGCCGTCGGATCGGCTTCGACCAGATGCTGATGGCATTCGATGTCTGGTCAATCTTGCTGCGGCGTGACTGTGAACGAGCGTTGCACACAAACGGCAGCTCCGACCGGAGCGCCGTTGGGGCTCCCATACCGGACGCCGAGACCGCCTGGGCCTGCTGGCGCATTCTGCAAAACGGCCGCAGCACGCTCTATGTGAATGTTGCCGCGCGCCACGCCGTGATCGGGACATTTCTGGCACTGCGGCGGCGGCTCGGATGCGCGTAGCCGCACGTCGGCACGATTCGCCGCCGAACAACCCCTTGACTTGCCCGCTTTTGCACGGGACATTGAGCGTGTCTCGCGGTGTTGTCTTCTTCCGTTCGCACCGCGGACACATTGGGGTCCTACCGATGTCCGACACCGTCGAAACAGTAGCACCGCAGCCGGCACCCGAACCCGCTCCGGCCGTACCGCAGCCGGTGTACATGGTGGAGTTCAAGGGAGCGCGCAAGGAGTTCTACCGGGATGAATACCATCTGCCGATCAAAGTCGGCAGCCCGGTGATCGTCCAGGTGGAGCGCGGCGAGGATTTGGGCCGCGTGATCCAGCATCTGTCGGCCGGGGACGCCAAGAGAGCACGCGTCAAGCCGCTGCCGATCCTGCGTGTCTCGACCGCTGCGGAACTGGAGCACGAGAAGAAGAACCGGCAGGATGAGTTCGAGGCGCGGCAAACCTGCCGTCGCATGGTGGAGGAACGGCGGCTGGAGATGAAGGTCGTCGATGCCGAGTGGCAGTTTGACCGCAACAAGATGACGTTCTACTTCACCGCCGACAAGCGGGTCGACTTCCGCGCCCTCGTCAAGGACCTGGCCGGACTGTTCAAGACCCGCATCGAATTGCGCCAGATCGGCGCGCGCGACGAAGCCCGCCGCGTCGGTGGCGTCGGCGTCTGCGGCTATGAGCAGTGCTGCACGATGTTCCTGAAGGAGTTCGAGCCGATCACCACGCAGATGGCGCGCGACCAGAATCTGTCGCTCAACCCCGCGAAGATCTCCGGCAACTGCGGACGACTGCTCTGCTGCTTGCGATATGAAAGCGGGTACTACCGGGAGGCCTCGCGTCTGTATCCGGAGGCCGGCCTCCCTTGGGAGACCGACGAAGGCCCGGGCACGGTCGAAGGCGCTCACATCCTGCGCGAGCAGGTATTCGTGCGCCTCGCCGACGGTCGTCAGGCCAAGGTGCCGTTGGCCGAATTCCGTCGCCGCGAACGCAAGAAGACGTCGTGGTTTGAATGACACTCGCGCGGCACGTTACATTGTGATTCCCTTGTAGGGGCACGGCCTGCCGTGCCCGCGCACAGGCAGCACGATCCCATCCTCCCTTCCTCCCATGCCAGACGCGCCGCGCCCCATCTTTATCACGACGCCGATCTACTACGTCAACGACAAGCCCCACATCGGCCACGCCTACACAACCATCGTCGCCGACTACCTGACCCGGGCCCTGCGGTTGCTCGGGCACGAGGTCTTCTTCCTCACCGGCACCGACGAGCACGGCGCCAAAGTCGCCGAGGTCGCCCGCGCCAACGGCATGGAGCCGAAGGCGTGGTGCGACCTGCACGCCCAGCACTTCAAAGACGCATGGAAGCGTCTCGATATCGAGTACAATTACTTTGTCCGCACGACTGACCAGCGCCATGAAGCAGGTGTCGCCCGGTTGCTCGAGCGCCTGCATGACGCCACCGACCCCGACGGGAAGCCTGTCATCTACGAAGACGAATACACCGGCCTCTACTGCCTCGGCTGTGAGAAGTTCATCACCGGAAAGGAATTGGTCGACGGTCTCTGTCCCAATCATCTGACCAAGCCCCAGGAACTTCGTGAGCGGAATTACTTCTTTCGCCTCTCAGCGTTTCTGCCCGAGGTGCAACGACGCATCAGCGAAGGATCGATCCGCGTCCTGCCGGAGGAGCGCAGGAATGAAGTGCTCGGCTTGTTCAAGCAGGGGCTTGAGGATTTCTCGATCTCCCGTGAACGGGAGAAGGTGGATTGGGGGATTCCCATTCCGTGGGACCCGACCCAGAATGCCTATGTCTGGGTCGAT
The nucleotide sequence above comes from Candidatus Zixiibacteriota bacterium. Encoded proteins:
- the ricT gene encoding regulatory iron-sulfur-containing complex subunit RicT, which encodes MSDTVETVAPQPAPEPAPAVPQPVYMVEFKGARKEFYRDEYHLPIKVGSPVIVQVERGEDLGRVIQHLSAGDAKRARVKPLPILRVSTAAELEHEKKNRQDEFEARQTCRRMVEERRLEMKVVDAEWQFDRNKMTFYFTADKRVDFRALVKDLAGLFKTRIELRQIGARDEARRVGGVGVCGYEQCCTMFLKEFEPITTQMARDQNLSLNPAKISGNCGRLLCCLRYESGYYREASRLYPEAGLPWETDEGPGTVEGAHILREQVFVRLADGRQAKVPLAEFRRRERKKTSWFE